Proteins encoded by one window of Halomonas sp. Bachu 37:
- a CDS encoding patatin-like phospholipase family protein codes for MKALTRPRGGNKVALVLGSGGARGYAHIGVIEALEARGYEIISIAGCSMGALVAGVYATGMLSAYRDWVCELDYLDVLKLVDVTWSPMGAMRASKVMSKLESLVGDVLIEDLPIPLTAVATDLVRQREVWFQEGSLLRAIRASIAVPGVITPLHLGDQVLVDGGLLNPLPIMPVVAAHQADLVVAVNVTAHSPQPVTLEELLPANGLAATQVQQQQARDNSGWLDEVREATRRMWEGMGGASNETGLESESDEIRGKREWSKLNMIMESFDITQAALAKYKVAGYPPDVLIEVPKTVCGAYEFHRAVDLIRLGRHLADQALERRMPGVASDATE; via the coding sequence ATGAAAGCGCTGACTCGTCCAAGGGGTGGCAATAAAGTGGCCTTGGTGCTGGGGAGCGGCGGGGCGCGTGGCTATGCCCATATCGGGGTGATAGAAGCCCTCGAGGCACGCGGTTACGAAATCATTTCCATCGCGGGATGTTCCATGGGAGCGCTGGTGGCGGGGGTTTACGCCACCGGCATGCTGTCGGCCTATCGCGACTGGGTCTGCGAGCTGGACTACCTGGATGTGCTCAAGCTGGTGGATGTCACCTGGAGTCCCATGGGCGCCATGCGCGCAAGCAAGGTGATGAGCAAGCTGGAAAGCCTGGTCGGCGACGTGTTGATCGAGGACCTGCCGATTCCGCTGACCGCCGTGGCGACGGACCTGGTTCGCCAGCGTGAAGTCTGGTTCCAGGAAGGCTCCCTGTTGCGTGCCATTCGCGCCTCGATTGCCGTACCGGGCGTGATTACCCCGTTACACCTGGGTGATCAAGTGCTGGTGGACGGCGGTCTGCTCAATCCACTGCCCATCATGCCGGTGGTAGCGGCGCATCAGGCGGATCTGGTGGTGGCGGTGAATGTGACGGCCCATAGTCCGCAGCCGGTCACGCTGGAAGAGCTGTTGCCTGCCAACGGACTAGCCGCGACACAGGTGCAGCAACAGCAAGCGCGAGACAACAGCGGTTGGCTGGATGAGGTGCGCGAGGCGACCCGGCGGATGTGGGAGGGAATGGGTGGCGCCAGTAACGAAACGGGGCTCGAGTCGGAAAGTGACGAGATTCGCGGTAAGCGCGAGTGGAGCAAGTTGAACATGATCATGGAGTCATTCGATATCACCCAGGCGGCTCTGGCGAAATACAAGGTAGCCGGCTATCCCCCGGACGTACTGATCGAAGTTCCCAAGACGGTTTGCGGCGCCTACGAGTTTCATCGCGCCGTCGACCTGATCCGCCTGGGCAGGCACCTGGCGGACCAGGCACTGGAACGTCGCATGCCCGGGGTGGCGTCGGATGCCACCGAATAA
- a CDS encoding Y-family DNA polymerase, translating into MIGLVDGNNFYVSCERVFKPSLQGVPVGVLSNNDGCVIARSQELKALGIAMGTPAFKLEAQVRRGELFLLSSNYELYGDMSSRVLEVLQEFSPDVAPYSIDEMFIHLDGHQTNECLEIGRSIHARVRRYTGIPVCVGLAPTHTLAKLANHAAKVDRHHRGVCLLAGDDAATRGVLQRTPVNAVWGVGRRLAERLAAGGIKTAWELRCSDIKTLRRRFSVTLARTAMELGGTPCLDMNAFDQPRQRIMTSRSFGRATGAWADVQEAVRHHAQRGAEKLRAQNSLARAVLVFLNTNRHRRDLPQSFPHVVAELPYPTQESRQIIATAQRALRQAYRPRYRYMKAGVMLLDLVDAANYQMPLLGTPPDAAESTRNRQLMETLDSINRTMGHGTIAFGLARRQAAWPLRCGHLSRRYTTRWNELLEVST; encoded by the coding sequence ATGATCGGCCTGGTCGACGGCAACAATTTCTACGTGAGTTGCGAACGTGTCTTCAAGCCGAGCTTACAGGGTGTTCCCGTGGGGGTGCTCTCCAATAATGATGGTTGTGTCATTGCCCGCTCCCAGGAGCTGAAGGCTCTCGGAATCGCCATGGGTACCCCTGCTTTCAAGTTGGAAGCGCAGGTGCGGCGAGGCGAGTTGTTCCTGCTCTCCTCCAACTATGAGCTGTATGGGGACATGTCCTCGCGGGTGCTTGAAGTGCTCCAGGAATTCAGCCCCGACGTAGCCCCCTACTCGATCGACGAGATGTTCATTCACCTGGACGGCCACCAGACCAACGAGTGCCTGGAGATAGGACGCTCGATCCATGCGCGGGTGCGCCGCTACACGGGGATTCCGGTATGCGTGGGGCTGGCGCCGACCCATACCCTGGCCAAGCTTGCCAATCATGCCGCCAAGGTCGATCGCCATCATCGGGGGGTCTGTTTGCTTGCGGGGGATGACGCTGCCACGCGGGGAGTTCTTCAACGTACCCCGGTCAACGCGGTATGGGGCGTGGGTAGACGCCTGGCCGAACGCCTGGCGGCGGGGGGAATCAAGACGGCATGGGAGCTTCGCTGCAGCGACATCAAGACGTTGCGGCGGCGCTTTTCCGTCACCCTGGCCCGCACGGCGATGGAGCTTGGCGGAACGCCCTGTCTCGACATGAACGCCTTCGATCAGCCGCGTCAGCGCATCATGACCTCTCGCTCATTCGGTCGTGCCACCGGGGCATGGGCCGATGTGCAGGAAGCGGTACGCCATCATGCCCAGCGCGGCGCGGAGAAGCTGCGCGCCCAGAACAGCCTGGCGCGTGCGGTTCTGGTATTTCTCAACACCAACCGCCATCGCCGAGACTTGCCCCAATCCTTTCCTCACGTGGTGGCCGAACTACCCTATCCGACACAAGAGAGCCGCCAGATCATCGCCACCGCGCAACGAGCGCTCAGGCAGGCCTATCGCCCGCGCTACCGTTACATGAAAGCGGGAGTGATGCTGCTCGACCTGGTGGATGCCGCCAACTATCAGATGCCGCTGCTCGGCACGCCGCCCGATGCTGCGGAGAGCACACGCAACCGGCAACTGATGGAGACCCTGGACAGCATCAACCGCACCATGGGACACGGCACCATCGCCTTCGGCCTGGCTCGCCGGCAAGCGGCCTGGCCGTTACGCTGCGGCCATCTTTCCAGGCGCTATACCACGCGCTGGAACGAGTTGCTGGAAGTCTCCACCTGA
- a CDS encoding YbfB/YjiJ family MFS transporter, producing MKSRRLKVLLAGLFSQILCIGVARFAYTPLLPVMQQQTWLGDAEGGWLAALNYSGYMLGALVAASIRGIQLKDTLFRIGLVLAVLSTAGMALSEHFWVWAGLRFVAGLSSSGSMLLASGLILHWLISHQQRGELGIHFAGVGVGIVVAALAVEAMLGLALDWRAQWWGFTLLAVALLLPAWCWLPRPAPVSSKATQYTLPQDTPPSATFMRLMMAAYFCAGYGFVISATFIVTIVEREPLLAGAGNWAFALVGLAAAPAVMLWDLVARRIGYLGALILAMAIQVVGILLPALTASLAGVLLSAVLYGGTFLGCVSLVLTMAGRLYPSSPARLMGKMTLGYGSAQILAPALTGMIAERTGHYGLGLWLAAGFVALGTVLLVWLRGVDQTAQQLDAEAKARLYD from the coding sequence ATGAAGTCTCGTCGGTTAAAGGTACTGCTGGCGGGACTGTTTAGCCAGATTCTATGTATCGGGGTGGCACGTTTCGCCTATACCCCCTTGCTTCCGGTAATGCAGCAGCAAACCTGGCTAGGTGATGCCGAAGGTGGCTGGCTGGCGGCGCTCAATTATTCCGGCTATATGCTGGGAGCGCTGGTCGCCGCTTCGATTCGTGGTATCCAGCTGAAGGATACGCTGTTTCGAATCGGCCTGGTGCTGGCAGTGCTATCGACCGCGGGAATGGCGCTGTCCGAGCATTTCTGGGTGTGGGCGGGATTGCGTTTCGTGGCGGGTCTCTCCAGCAGCGGCTCGATGCTGCTGGCATCGGGGTTGATTCTGCACTGGTTGATCAGCCACCAGCAGCGGGGCGAATTGGGTATTCATTTTGCGGGTGTCGGCGTGGGCATCGTGGTCGCCGCGCTGGCGGTGGAAGCCATGCTGGGCTTGGCACTCGACTGGCGTGCCCAATGGTGGGGGTTCACTCTGCTTGCCGTCGCCTTGCTGTTGCCCGCCTGGTGCTGGCTGCCTCGGCCCGCGCCAGTTTCCTCGAAGGCTACTCAGTATACCTTGCCTCAGGATACTCCCCCTTCGGCGACTTTCATGCGCTTGATGATGGCAGCGTATTTCTGTGCCGGTTACGGTTTCGTCATCAGCGCCACCTTCATCGTCACCATCGTCGAACGCGAACCGTTGCTGGCGGGGGCGGGCAACTGGGCCTTCGCCCTGGTAGGGCTGGCGGCGGCACCGGCAGTCATGCTCTGGGATCTGGTGGCGCGTCGTATCGGCTATTTAGGGGCCTTGATCCTGGCCATGGCGATCCAGGTCGTGGGAATTCTGCTGCCCGCTCTCACCGCAAGCCTTGCCGGGGTACTGCTCAGTGCTGTGCTGTACGGCGGCACCTTCCTGGGATGCGTCAGTCTGGTGCTGACCATGGCCGGCAGGCTCTATCCGTCGAGCCCAGCACGGTTGATGGGCAAGATGACGCTGGGCTACGGGAGCGCGCAGATTCTGGCCCCGGCCTTGACCGGCATGATCGCCGAACGCACGGGCCATTACGGCCTGGGCCTGTGGCTGGCGGCGGGTTTCGTGGCTCTTGGCACCGTGTTGCTGGTGTGGTTGCGGGGAGTGGATCAGACCGCCCAACAGTTGGATGCCGAAGCCAAGGCACGTCTCTACGATTGA
- a CDS encoding translesion error-prone DNA polymerase V autoproteolytic subunit: MDLTTPAIPATACSLPYPIALGRTGFSGFPSPSQDYEMRRLDLNQRLVKQPAATFYLSVTGDSMEALGIQANDLLIVDRSIPPRPGHILVAMVEGEIVVKRYETRRGQPFLCSSNPRYPPIPLEDSDCQVWGVVRAVIHEYPL, translated from the coding sequence ATGGACTTGACTACCCCTGCCATCCCCGCGACTGCCTGTTCGCTTCCCTACCCGATAGCGCTGGGGCGTACCGGTTTCAGCGGCTTTCCCTCCCCGTCGCAGGATTACGAGATGCGGCGCCTGGATCTCAACCAGCGCCTGGTGAAGCAGCCTGCCGCCACGTTCTACCTCAGCGTTACCGGCGACAGCATGGAAGCGCTGGGTATCCAGGCCAACGACTTGTTGATCGTCGATCGCTCGATCCCACCCCGGCCCGGTCACATCCTGGTGGCCATGGTGGAAGGCGAGATCGTCGTCAAGCGCTATGAAACTCGTCGAGGTCAGCCGTTTCTCTGTTCTTCCAATCCGCGTTACCCCCCGATCCCTCTGGAAGATAGCGACTGTCAGGTGTGGGGAGTGGTGCGCGCGGTGATTCACGAGTATCCGCTATGA
- the aroC gene encoding chorismate synthase has product MSGNTFGKLFTVTTFGESHGPALGAIVDGCPPGLELSEADLQQDLDRRRPGSSRHTTQRQEPDQVRILSGVFEGRTTGATIGLLIENTDQRSKDYSKIKDQFRPAHADYTYHHKYGLRDYRGGGRSSARETAMRVAAGAIAKKYLAALGVQIRGYMSQLGPLAIEFKQWQSVEENAFFCPDPDRVPELEAYMDQLRRDQDSVGAEITVIAEGVPVGLGEPVFDRLDADLAHGLMSINAVKGVEIGAGFASVSQRGTEHRDEMTPDGFLSNHAGGVLGGISSGQPVVARLALKPTSSITTPGRSIDIHGQPVEVVTKGRHDPCVGIRATPIAEAMMALTLMDHWLRHRAQNADVRVDTPRLR; this is encoded by the coding sequence ATGTCTGGCAATACTTTCGGCAAACTGTTTACCGTCACGACTTTCGGCGAGAGCCATGGCCCGGCACTGGGCGCGATTGTGGATGGCTGCCCGCCGGGGCTCGAACTGAGCGAGGCCGATCTTCAACAAGACCTGGACCGTCGCCGTCCCGGCAGTTCCCGCCATACCACTCAGCGCCAGGAGCCGGATCAGGTACGCATTCTCTCGGGCGTCTTCGAGGGCAGGACTACCGGTGCCACCATCGGCTTGTTGATCGAGAATACCGACCAGCGCTCGAAGGATTATTCCAAGATCAAGGACCAGTTCCGTCCCGCTCACGCCGACTACACCTATCACCACAAATACGGCTTGCGTGACTATCGCGGTGGTGGACGTTCCAGCGCTCGGGAGACCGCGATGCGCGTGGCTGCCGGCGCCATTGCCAAGAAGTACCTCGCCGCCCTGGGTGTTCAGATACGCGGTTACATGAGCCAACTGGGTCCCTTGGCCATCGAGTTCAAGCAGTGGCAAAGCGTGGAGGAGAATGCGTTCTTCTGCCCCGACCCCGACCGGGTGCCCGAACTCGAGGCCTACATGGACCAGTTGCGACGTGATCAGGATTCGGTGGGAGCCGAGATCACCGTGATTGCAGAAGGCGTTCCGGTCGGCCTGGGCGAGCCGGTCTTCGACCGCCTGGATGCTGATCTGGCGCATGGCTTGATGAGTATCAACGCGGTAAAAGGGGTGGAGATCGGTGCCGGTTTCGCCAGCGTCAGCCAGCGGGGCACGGAGCATCGCGATGAAATGACACCGGATGGTTTCCTCTCCAACCATGCGGGTGGCGTATTGGGCGGTATTTCCAGTGGGCAGCCGGTTGTCGCTCGCCTGGCGCTGAAGCCCACATCCAGTATCACGACGCCGGGACGGTCCATCGACATACACGGCCAGCCGGTGGAAGTGGTGACGAAAGGGCGCCATGACCCATGCGTGGGTATTCGCGCCACCCCCATCGCCGAAGCCATGATGGCACTGACGCTGATGGACCACTGGTTGCGCCACCGGGCGCAGAATGCAGACGTGCGTGTCGATACCCCCCGGTTGCGTTAG
- the prmB gene encoding 50S ribosomal protein L3 N(5)-glutamine methyltransferase produces MAEPSPSVTSRSTLRLDDAELSDGLLTLRDYLRWAASEFHLAGLHYGHGTTSAWDEAVALTLGALHLPWNVDPAVLDARLLAPERLRVVALVRERITTRRPLPYLLGEAFFAGFPFDVDERVLIPRSPIAELVEDGFGAWFPDEPPARVLDLCAGSGCIGIATALHLPTCTVDLADISQEALNLARQNITRHDVGQRVRAVQSDVFDGLEGQRYDLIVSNPPYVDAHDLHTMPAEFRHEPSLALGAGDDGLDIARRQLREARDHLTDNGVLIVEVGNSDRHLEAAFPEVPFMWLEFERGGQGVFALSAAELDAHAASFA; encoded by the coding sequence GTGGCTGAACCTTCTCCCTCCGTGACTTCCCGTTCCACACTCCGTCTCGATGATGCCGAGCTCAGCGATGGCTTGCTCACCCTGCGCGACTACCTGCGCTGGGCGGCCAGCGAGTTTCATCTTGCCGGACTCCATTACGGCCATGGCACCACCTCGGCCTGGGACGAAGCGGTGGCGCTGACCCTGGGTGCCCTGCACCTGCCATGGAATGTCGATCCGGCGGTACTGGATGCCCGATTGCTGGCGCCGGAGCGCCTGCGTGTCGTGGCACTGGTACGCGAGCGCATCACCACGCGCCGCCCGCTTCCTTACCTGCTGGGTGAAGCCTTCTTCGCCGGTTTTCCGTTCGACGTGGACGAGCGGGTGCTGATTCCGCGTTCGCCGATTGCGGAACTGGTAGAGGATGGCTTCGGCGCCTGGTTCCCCGACGAGCCGCCGGCCCGGGTACTGGACCTATGCGCCGGTTCGGGATGCATCGGTATCGCTACCGCCCTGCATCTTCCCACCTGCACGGTCGACTTGGCTGATATCAGTCAGGAGGCGCTGAATTTGGCGCGCCAGAATATCACCCGGCATGACGTGGGCCAGCGGGTCAGAGCCGTGCAGTCGGACGTGTTCGATGGCCTGGAAGGGCAGCGCTACGATCTTATCGTGTCCAATCCGCCTTATGTGGATGCCCATGATCTACACACCATGCCGGCGGAGTTTCGCCATGAGCCGTCACTCGCCCTGGGAGCAGGGGACGATGGCCTGGATATCGCCCGGCGCCAGTTGCGAGAAGCTCGCGACCATCTCACCGACAACGGCGTGTTGATCGTCGAAGTGGGCAATTCCGACCGTCATCTGGAGGCCGCCTTCCCGGAGGTGCCCTTCATGTGGCTTGAATTCGAGCGTGGCGGACAGGGTGTATTCGCCTTGAGCGCCGCTGAACTCGACGCCCATGCGGCGTCTTTTGCGTGA
- a CDS encoding sodium-dependent transporter yields the protein MTTPAQPRTQWLGRWGFILAATGSAVGLGNIWKFPYMTGEYGGGAFVLVYLACILAVGVPVMMTEIALGRRGRGSPVDAIRRVVTESGRTSAWSLLGWMAMLCGFMILSFYVVVAGWAFSYLWKMLSGGLAGSGVEEMGAIFGANNANPFNLGFWSTLVTLLTMLIVGKGVQKGIEKSVSWMMPGMVVMLAILILYGVFSGGFGQAVHFLFAFNAGSLSSEGMLAALGHAFFTLSLASGAILTYGSYLPARTSIARTTLSVALADTVVALMAGLAIFPVIFANGMDPGEGPGLIFMSLPLAFQAMPLGTLFGILFFIMLSMAALTSSISMVEATVSWLCDNKGLSRRTASWSTGIVLWLISTLAMLSFNVGADWTLAGKHFFDWLDYLTSRWMMPLGGLGMALLAGFVLKNAIMREEFGLSGPVYALWLFMVRYVSPLGIVVIFIDALGVAEVSFARHWPWLAALLLIAVVLGEILSPRLKALFKAA from the coding sequence ATGACGACACCTGCACAACCTCGTACGCAGTGGCTGGGCCGCTGGGGCTTCATTCTGGCGGCGACAGGCTCGGCCGTCGGCCTGGGCAATATCTGGAAATTTCCCTACATGACCGGCGAATACGGCGGGGGAGCCTTCGTGCTGGTGTATCTGGCATGCATTCTCGCCGTCGGGGTGCCGGTGATGATGACCGAGATCGCTCTGGGTCGGCGTGGCCGCGGCAGTCCTGTCGACGCCATTCGCCGGGTCGTGACGGAGTCGGGACGCACCTCGGCATGGTCGCTGCTGGGCTGGATGGCGATGCTGTGCGGCTTCATGATCCTGTCGTTCTATGTCGTGGTGGCGGGCTGGGCGTTCTCCTATCTGTGGAAAATGCTCAGTGGGGGCCTGGCCGGCTCCGGTGTGGAGGAAATGGGGGCGATTTTTGGCGCCAACAACGCCAATCCGTTCAACCTGGGCTTCTGGAGCACTCTGGTGACCTTGCTCACCATGTTGATCGTCGGCAAGGGTGTCCAGAAGGGGATCGAAAAGAGCGTGAGCTGGATGATGCCGGGCATGGTGGTGATGCTGGCGATCCTGATCCTGTACGGCGTTTTTTCCGGCGGCTTTGGCCAAGCGGTGCATTTCCTCTTTGCCTTCAATGCCGGCAGCCTTTCCAGTGAGGGAATGCTGGCGGCTCTGGGGCATGCGTTCTTCACCCTGTCGTTGGCCTCCGGCGCCATTCTCACCTACGGCAGTTACCTGCCCGCGCGGACCTCGATTGCGCGCACCACCCTTAGCGTGGCGCTGGCCGATACCGTAGTGGCGCTGATGGCCGGCCTGGCGATCTTTCCGGTAATCTTTGCCAACGGCATGGACCCGGGCGAAGGTCCAGGGCTTATCTTCATGAGCTTGCCGCTGGCGTTCCAGGCCATGCCGTTGGGCACCCTGTTCGGTATTCTGTTCTTCATCATGCTTTCCATGGCCGCGCTGACGTCCTCGATTTCCATGGTCGAAGCGACCGTCTCCTGGCTATGCGACAACAAGGGGCTTTCCCGTCGGACGGCCTCCTGGAGCACGGGAATCGTGCTGTGGCTTATCAGCACCCTGGCCATGTTGTCGTTCAACGTGGGCGCGGACTGGACCCTGGCCGGCAAGCACTTCTTCGATTGGCTGGACTATCTGACATCGCGTTGGATGATGCCGCTCGGTGGCCTGGGCATGGCGCTGCTGGCCGGTTTCGTGCTGAAAAATGCCATCATGCGCGAAGAGTTCGGGCTGTCGGGGCCTGTCTATGCGTTGTGGTTGTTCATGGTGCGCTACGTCAGTCCTCTGGGTATCGTCGTGATCTTCATCGATGCGCTGGGCGTGGCGGAAGTCTCGTTTGCCCGGCACTGGCCGTGGCTGGCGGCGTTGTTGCTGATTGCGGTAGTGCTGGGCGAAATCTTGAGTCCGCGCTTGAAAGCCCTGTTCAAGGCGGCGTGA
- a CDS encoding Smr/MutS family protein, producing MTRRRHLPDDDDINAFRQALQAAGVRRIETNRADPGKPRKADIAQAVRRQAATETNTLNATGRTSDGRVEAVRPSEYLEFSLPDLPWRVFSQLKRGQTAWQAGLDLHGYTLEEARAELESFLRDAGAEGLRCVLVVHGKAWGTTADFPVLKSHVNAWLREWPGVLAFCSAVELDGGTGALYVLLRKRGA from the coding sequence ATGACCCGACGCCGCCACTTGCCCGATGACGACGACATCAATGCCTTTCGTCAGGCGCTGCAGGCCGCCGGAGTGCGTCGTATCGAGACCAATCGAGCCGACCCGGGTAAACCGCGCAAGGCGGACATTGCCCAGGCCGTGCGTCGCCAGGCGGCGACGGAAACAAACACGCTGAACGCCACCGGGCGCACCTCGGACGGCCGCGTGGAAGCCGTGCGGCCCTCGGAGTATCTGGAATTCAGCCTTCCCGATCTGCCCTGGCGCGTTTTCAGCCAGCTCAAGCGTGGCCAGACCGCCTGGCAAGCCGGCCTGGACCTGCACGGCTATACCCTGGAAGAAGCCCGCGCCGAACTGGAAAGCTTTCTGCGCGATGCCGGCGCCGAAGGGCTGCGCTGCGTGCTGGTGGTCCACGGTAAGGCTTGGGGGACGACCGCGGACTTCCCTGTGCTGAAAAGCCACGTCAACGCCTGGCTGCGTGAATGGCCCGGCGTGCTGGCGTTCTGTTCCGCCGTCGAGCTCGATGGCGGTACCGGCGCGCTCTATGTGCTGCTGCGCAAGCGGGGAGCCTGA
- a CDS encoding phasin family protein: protein MQDKMMDNLNAQTRQMFEPMRKINSLMLNNMEKMTQYQLESMKRYSQMGTERIRSATEIEDAESLRDFGTRQAEMMNELSQQMLEDARAMSEMSLQFKSEMETLFKEAGSRMAEQAGNAGNVDSAGASSDGGGKNDQPAKANSQASRKNS from the coding sequence ATGCAAGACAAGATGATGGACAACCTCAACGCCCAGACACGCCAGATGTTCGAGCCGATGCGCAAGATCAATTCGCTGATGCTCAACAACATGGAAAAGATGACCCAGTACCAACTGGAGTCGATGAAACGCTATAGCCAGATGGGTACCGAGCGTATCCGTAGTGCCACGGAGATCGAAGACGCGGAAAGCCTGCGCGACTTCGGCACACGTCAGGCGGAAATGATGAACGAGCTTTCCCAGCAGATGCTGGAGGATGCACGAGCCATGAGCGAAATGAGCCTGCAGTTCAAGTCGGAGATGGAAACGCTGTTCAAGGAAGCGGGTAGCCGAATGGCCGAGCAAGCCGGAAATGCCGGAAATGTCGACAGTGCTGGTGCTAGTAGCGACGGAGGCGGCAAGAATGACCAGCCCGCCAAGGCGAACAGTCAGGCATCGCGCAAGAATTCATAA
- a CDS encoding alpha/beta fold hydrolase — MLSAFPDPSPLTLAHGRLAALSWGKIDAPVWLALHGWLDNAASFSRLAPRLASQLGIRIIALDLRGHGLSQPAPGGSDYALWDYCHDLLDALDELELERACLLAHSMGAAVACLTASAMPERVERLILIDGLGALNTPACETPQQLRKGLQAHRRPLSRSPRYPDSATAVAARVAGGVTPIGQATAAPLVERNLEPCGDGGVRLRTDGRLLKPSLVRFSPEQVLGILASIECPVLLVEGEEGILGERPWAQQARQAVPQLTRYVLGGGHHLHLEPGSVDKVAAVIVAERNV, encoded by the coding sequence ATGCTTTCCGCTTTTCCCGACCCTTCCCCGTTGACCTTGGCCCACGGTCGTCTGGCCGCCCTGAGCTGGGGAAAGATCGATGCCCCCGTCTGGCTAGCCCTGCACGGCTGGCTGGATAACGCCGCCAGTTTCTCGCGCCTGGCGCCACGACTGGCCAGTCAGTTGGGAATCCGCATTATCGCTCTCGACCTGCGCGGCCATGGGTTGTCGCAGCCGGCGCCAGGCGGTAGTGACTACGCCTTGTGGGACTATTGCCACGACCTGCTGGATGCCTTGGATGAGCTCGAACTGGAACGCGCGTGCCTGCTGGCGCACTCGATGGGAGCGGCGGTGGCCTGTCTGACGGCGTCGGCGATGCCGGAGCGAGTCGAAAGGCTGATCTTGATCGACGGCCTAGGCGCCTTGAATACCCCAGCCTGCGAAACGCCCCAACAACTGCGCAAGGGGCTTCAGGCCCATCGCCGCCCGCTGTCCCGCTCCCCTCGTTATCCCGATAGCGCTACGGCGGTTGCCGCACGCGTGGCGGGGGGCGTCACACCGATCGGCCAGGCCACGGCGGCTCCTTTGGTGGAGCGTAACCTCGAGCCATGTGGTGACGGCGGCGTGCGCCTGCGCACCGACGGCCGCCTGCTCAAGCCCTCGTTGGTGCGTTTCTCGCCCGAGCAGGTCCTGGGCATATTGGCGAGCATCGAATGCCCTGTACTGCTGGTAGAGGGAGAGGAGGGCATTCTGGGCGAAAGGCCGTGGGCACAACAGGCCCGCCAAGCGGTCCCGCAGCTGACGCGTTATGTCCTTGGCGGCGGTCATCACCTGCATCTGGAACCCGGCTCGGTCGACAAGGTGGCAGCGGTCATCGTTGCCGAGCGTAACGTGTAG